In Serinus canaria isolate serCan28SL12 chromosome 4, serCan2020, whole genome shotgun sequence, the sequence aggacaagaggcaacaTGCAGAAATGGATAaaggaagttccacctgaatacgaagaagaacttctttactgtgcaggtaACCAAACATTGGAGCAGATTGCCCAGACAAGTTGTGGAATCTCCATCTTCAGCGAGGTTCAAAAGCTGTCTGGACACAAACTGTGCAATGTGCGCTAGGAGTCCTAGCCTGAGCAGGGAAATTGGACCAGATGACTCATTGTGGACTCTTCCAGCCTCACCTATTtgttattctgtgattttaactGCAGCTAAGTTCTATGTTCAGTCAGATGCTGCCTATATTTTGACAGCAGTCTTCCAGCCTAAAGCCTCCTTTACATTGGAGTAAATGCCACATTTCTCATTATTTTGGGGGAGAGGATGTTTGAGGGGCAGGAATTTATTCATCTTGTTTAATCGTTAATTTTTCTCACAATTACAACTGACTAATAAAGCAAATGTAAACTCTGTGtgttcttgggaaaaaaacccctatacATTGGTAATATCCTAGTAGTAAAGGATAATACCCCTTTTTGGTGACTGGGAGTAAGTGATGGCACTGAAAATTTTGCTTAGCAGAAGCCCTGCTAGAATACCCCTAATGTGGGTGATTTGGTGCTATAGGGTTATTTTGAAGATATGAAATTACTCTCTGGTGCTATTTGTGATGACTTTTCAGTTGCACTAGAAGTTAATAATTTTTACTAGGTTAGGATAAACAGattccaaaagagaaaaaaaaatccacaccaggagggaaataaaatgaGGCTTCCTCCTGTTTGTTGCAGAGTTTTAATGACGTATGCCAAAACTCTGTCCAAGTTTTTGGGGGAACTTTGAAATTCATAAATGGTAATCATAGGCATGTAATTATCACATTTTTGCATACAGAGTGGAATTCATTTCACTGACTTCTGTGACAAGAGACCTGGGCTCCCCTTACAGTCAATGTAGACATTTTTTCAGCACTACCTATTTATACTAAGATTCTCTCTCATTCCAGATATTTAGCTGGATGACTCCCACCTTtatttcctgagctggaaagaaaaatcaacatcTGCATATAGGAGAGTATTATGAATGTCTTAAGCTATCACATACTGAAAATTTCTGCAGGTGCACTGCCCACCCTCATTTAATAATCTTGATTACAAAGGTGCACTTGTGTAAATACATTCTTCACAAAAGGAAGAAGTACGAATGTGTTTTTCACATGACCTGTGCTGAGAagcaaaatcacagaaatgcagcattcaTGTCAGTAAGGACCTCAGGcaagaacacacaaaaaatcctttctttattGTGTGCAAAAGGGTCTTGGTTCTTTTCCCTTAAATTCATGTGGAGTCTTCCACTTACTAGAATGAAACAGGAGCAGGTTTCAGGGCTTAGGTAAGACAAGAAAGATGGTTATTAATGCAGTGAGATTACCTTGTTACCATTTCTAACTTGGCTTCCCTAAACATCATCTGCACATCTCCTGAGGTTTTTCAAATGGTGATTGGTTCTAGAGCTGGAAACCAAATCCACTGATCATTTCTGCTTTATAACAGTATCTGAGGAAGAGGAGTTACTGTCTGAAAGCAGTTTCCTGGAGACAAAGACAGGGAAGTGTTACTTGAGACACAAGTGGACAGATCCATGTTGCAAACGACAGGAAATGATGCATGTGGTGCTATCATTGCAGTGGCCAGATGCTGCCCCTCAGCTGTCCCCCTCCTCTAAGGAGCTGCAGTTCCTATGCCAGCATGCTCCATAGCACCTGTAAGAAGCTGGtggtgcccagctcctgctgaattccagagGGTATTCCAAACAGAGCTGATAGCCTCAAAAAGGAGCAGTGTGGTTCTACGCAAAACAAAGTGACAATGTGTCAGTATGTTCTCATGAAAGCAATGAAGTAATATACAAGTGAATTTCTTAACATGTCTTGCCTTGGACCTACCAGTTTCTTAAAACACGTTTTGCTGTGGCATTAGAGTATGGAAACGGAATGTGAAGAaccataataaataaataaataaataaataaataaataaataaataaataaataaataaataaataaataaatagttatTACAAAACAAAGCATGGAGTATACTTAGTCTGCACTTTTTAGTCCCTTTTCCAGTCTGCTTATGGTGAAATTACCAGAACCTATCTGCCTAAACAAAAAATTGAGCAGGATATTGTGGCTGTCCTCCTTCCCGTGTTAATACAAGCCAACTGGTTACTAAGTCAGATTCAGgaagagattttcttttatgGCATATTGGCAGAAAGAGTAGATGTTAtggatgaggaagaaaatacatCTCTTGATAAGTGCAGGATATTTGTCACTTGGTACTAGAAAGTTCTTTGGTACAGTTGAGGATGAAgcaaacaggggaaaaaagcacatCCCAGTATTTTCAGGAAATCTACTGTTTAGTTTATCATCTGATTGAAATTATCTGTTGTCAGCCCatgtcttatttttaaattttctgcacTTGTgtaaatgaaagagaaaaatagtaataatagtgAAATCATATGTTTTGAATTCCACCAGATGAGTCAAACctaatatttaaagaaaacaaaaagcaatgtCTGGCATTAGGGGGATTTATCTTTTTTGGATGACCTGATGTTAGAAAAGCTTTTGAGAATAGCTTATCTGGTCAAACACAGTAGTATCTCTGGCAAGGATAGCCTCTTCCCAGAATATCACCTATACAAAACTCTGCTATGGCCTATTGTTTCTTTCAGCTGACTCTTAAGAAGCCCATCTGTCTTGTActcattcttttttaaatctgtttacTTTTGTGGTATCTCAGATAATTCTTCATCCTTTTCATCCCATGGAAGACAGAGGAGCATTTCTGACAAGAAATATATATCATCAAAAATAAGTTCTTTTGCTTAAAAGAAGTACCTTGTTGTCATCCTTTGAGCATTCCTACTAAATGCTAAGAAGGTGTTTCACAATTACAATCCCCTATGGACTTGTCCTCATCAataatgctgcttttctttttccacagccTGAAACACTTCCTGGGTCATcaacagaaagcaagaaaaaataaaaaagcaaccCCAAACATAatcaaacaaaccaaataaaaccaaccccaaaccaaaacagaaaaaaaaaaaaaaaaaacacaaaaccccccaccaataaaacaaaacaaaaagccccaccaAAGTAAAtcaaaaaaacaacacagaacccccaaaccaaaccaaaacaaaaaacccaaaccaaaccctaACCAACTTGTGTGTTTTATGTGAAACAGGACAGGAATTATCTGTGTTTTGAGGATTTAAAATCAAGATTATGAAAGATGAGAGGCAAAACTTTAATTCGGGGAAAAAAGAGTTGGATTAAACCTCTGGATATATTTTTATCATAGTAAAATCTGTAATATAATGAAATCTTTCACAAAAAGAAGGTTGGAACCTTAAAAACCAACCTTGGTTGGAACTTTAAAAGCCTATCCTGGCAAtttatgaagaaacaaaaacagcTGGGATCTATTCTTCCTGAAAACTGGAAGCTTAGAGATATATAAATGAATCTAAATAAACTGAACATATTACTTACCCTTGGTGAACAGCTACTGAGATATGTTTGATGCAATACACCCCAGTACCACATCCCTGTGTATCAACCTCAAGCTGACAGTTTCCCACTTAGCAAAGACAGTTGGTGGAAACGTGTGATCCTTCTGCCTGTCCATCTCTACAGTTAGCAAGGTTTTGCTCTACCATGCCTGTTCCTATCTCCAGATTATTCTCACAGACAGACTGTGAAAGAAGGGACACAGTTGGTTCTCAGAGCTATCAATCAACCTGCAAACTTGAGCCCAATACATCAAAATTCTCCTGTGATGCTCCTAGCCATTTTGAGGCATGAGCAAAGCAGAGAATTCAATCAGCTcttcttgctttcctttcccctgaGGCTTCAAACATGCAGCAAGCTAAGGCTTCTTTTTCCTAGAGAAATCTGGTCCAGTGCCTCTGCTGCATTCTTAAGTTTccccaaaattaaaatttttattttagtgtttgAAAGCAGCAGACAACACTTAAATTCAGAAGTCATTAGCTATTCTCTACTGTACCTTAGATACTGTTTCCCCATAGTGACAAACAGAAAGctttcagcacagaaaccaCTTGTAACAAatgtatgaaatattttcttggctATTTCTTTACTGGCAGTGCATGCACAGTTtcttgtgagaaaaaaaaaaaagttatgccAAAATGTTTGGTTTAAATTCATACTTAACAGtaattaacatttaattttaaatacaacaTTAATTTTGAATGAacatttttgcttcattttttctgctctgtaagGGAATCTCCTGTTTCTTAGCTTTATTTCTTCATGAGATGGCAGAATGCTACACCTATTCAAACTGACTATAAGCAGAAACACAACCCCTCAAAAGAGCCAACACCTTTCTCAAGAATATTGTATCAATTATATTAATCCAGGTCCTCTGCACTGGCTTAAGTGTTATCTGttaatattatataaaaaaattcagtcttcAGTTACTCAGAAGTGACAGCAATGACCACTACACAGTAAAGTTTCAGTGAGTTAGTGCAGATGGAAGCCAAGGTAACCAGGCTACTGCCACTTTCTAAATCTATTTGACCAAAAATGAGACAAGTAGCAAAAAATTATCTGAGGCTTCATTAATCTGAGCTGTAACagtgcacaaaaaaaaaaaaaaaaaaaaggaaaaaaccccccAGCAGTTGGTTTTACAGGTGTTACACTGTAAACTAAAACTGTTCATTTTAAGATGAAGGCGCCCTCTTAAGAACATGAACATGCAGAATTACAGACTTCCTGGTTTTTTGGCCAGAGTGACATCAGTGTAGTGAAGGATGTTTTGAAAGTACTGTCTAcaactttgttttcattcatttttatgaCCTTGCCAACACATTGCTGACTTGGGCAAAGCTGACTGACTGCAGCTACAATTACTCAACAGCTTGGACATAGACATATGAAAATCCCAGCCATGTAGAACACCTGCCAAGCAGCTGTGTGACTTGGAAGTTAGGAATGTTTAAACAGTTCTGTGAACTAGGGTCTTAAGAAAATAAGAGTTGCAGACTGCCATCATGTGAGATACTAATTTTCTTGTAGGAATAGCCATGGAGCTATTTGGTGCAGACCACATAGAGACAGaatcccagggaaaaggagTCTGGATGGGAACCTTGAGAGGCCACCAAGGCAGAGCCACCTTCACAGGCAGATCAGGTTGTGTCAGGCCTCATCCAGGGAGGCTCGAAAAATATCCAAGGATGGAGATTATgcaacttctctgagcaacttgtgctgctgcttcaccaCTACTCCAGATCATGCCATCCTGAAATGCTATCTACAAGATTAGTATGGGTCCTCTTTTAGTGTGGGCTACTCAACTAGGAATGTTAAGATAGAAGGCAGTCTGGGGATTTGAATTTActtcttttcaattttattcCTGAATTCAAAAATCTCTAATTGTTTTttgcttggttgtttttttgctACATTTACCATATGCATATTCTCCTGATATCTTTTTGGATGCCTAAAATATAAACGAAACAGGGTGTTTCAAGACTcgacaaaattaattttcctttcctcgTGCTTACCAATTATTATTCATGTAGTAAAGACCTGAAAAATGTCTCAAACAGAAGTGGAGATGAAATCTTGACATTTTAGTATATAGTCAAAAAGTATAATTTAGCTTTTGTTTCCTACTATAATTGTTGTGGCCAAGATTTGATACAAATTCTGCAACGGGCATGGGAAAGACAGAATACTCTGTCAAATTTTGGAGATTTGCTGTTTGGCGAGTGGCGTTTAAAAGGCCAAAGTTCTTTGATACcttatttaaaatactcttGAAATGATTTCTCAGGGTAAAAACGTCACTCAGCTTCCCTAAATACCGGCTCATCCCAAATCCTCTTTGCTCTTCTTTAAAGATAGATCAGGTGGCTCTTACTGCGGGCAGGAGCAGTCCGCGCTGTCCCGCTGGGGGATCCCCGCGGGGGGGCGGCTCCACCGAGGCGCGGaagcggcggcggctccgggcgcCCTTATGGGAGGCTCCGCCCCCCGCGCGCGCTCCCGCCCCTTGACGCGCGCCGGGCCAATGGGAGCGCGCACCTGGGGAAGGCGGGAGAATGCGAACCCTTGGCAGCGCCGCCGGCCGCGCCTTATAAGGGCAGGGCCTCGCGCATGCGCGCTCCGGGCAGGGGCGGGGGCGCCGAGCGGGGGTTTTGCTCCGGCAGCGGCACCGCGGGAAGGGGCGCGCGACCCGCGGGACCCCGCGGAGGGGCGGTCGCACCCGCCCGGCCCGGCGAGCGCTCACCGCCCCCCGGGCGCGGCCGCCTCAGGGCAACGGGCCGgcggcaggaggaggaggaggagaagaagacGGAGAAGGGAGCGGGGCCGCCGCAAGGACCCCGCGCCCGGtgcgggcggcgcggcggcggcggatGTGCTGCTGGCGGGGAGGGATGATGCTGGCGGGGCCACAGCTGGtggcggggccggcggcgccGGGCGGGGAGCGGGCCCGGCTGCTCTCGCTCTACGTGCAGGACTACCTGGAGTGCGTGGAGTCTCTGCCGCTGGACATCCAGCGCAACGCCTCGCTGTTGCGGGAGATGGACACGCAGTGCCAAGGTGGGCGCCGCCGCGGGGCACCGGGCGGCggggaaagaggggaaaggggaCGGCCTCCGCCCGCCGCACATGCGCCCGGCGCGGAGGAGCCGGGGCCGGGGTGAAACCCTGCTGGGGCCCGCGGGGCTGAGCCTGCGGGGCGCGGGGCTCCCGGCGCCCGGTCGGTCCCGGGGAAGGCCGCCCCGCCTCGGGGCTGGCGGGGCCGCGCTGCCCGGCGCTAGGCCCCGGCTCCGCCGTTTGGGGTCGCTTCCGCCCCGccgggcagccctgctgcccgAACCGGCGGAGCTGCCGCTGGAGGTGGGGTCCGGAAATCGGCCTCCCCGCGGCTCCTCCCGCCGTGCGGAGCCGGGGAGGCGGTATCCCGGCGGAGCCCAGCGCCCGTCCCACGGTAGACAGCACGCACGGTGGGGGCGGGGATACATAAAGCGCCCGCAGCGGTCCCTTGGGTCGTggagggaggctgtggagcGGGAAGCTGCCCTAAACCTCATCCAAAGGCTTCTTCGGGAGGCAGGTTCGGTGCCGATTAAAAGACCTTGCGCCCCGCGGAGTTTGCGGGACACAGCGGTGCCCGGCAGCTGCCAGCCGGCCCCTGCCATGAGGCAGGAATTTTATCCCGTGGAGTCGGCACTGGAGCCGCATCTCCCTCCTTCGGCGTGGGCTGGAGGGGACCGTGGGGACCGGCAAGGCCTCTGACGTTGACGGGCCACCTCAGGAGGCAACTGTTGTGAAGGGATTCTTTCAATTATCTTTCTAATTACCCAAGAAAACACATAAGAACAGGCTTTTGTAAGTTGCCTAggattttaaagtttaaatgGCATAGACTTGCCTGCAGCATTTTGAATTCCTAATCGAGGCTGGCTCTTTACCTCCTGATCCATGGTGACTAGCCAGCAATCCTCAGACTTTAatagattaaatattttctttaggCTGTTTATTACTGTCTTTTTATTCAGCCACCAGTACTGGGTCATATAAGAAATTTGCTGCTAGTTTTAATCGAAGCCTTCaactgttaaaaacaaaaaaaaacaacaacaaaaaaaaaacaaaacaaaaaaaaaaaccaaaaaaaaaaacccaaaaaatcttcaaaaccctaaaaatgggataaaaatattttagaccCAAGCctgaaaatgtaaaagcaaTGCCGTATTATTTCAGCTAATTTTAAAAGGTAGCGATGGCttgtggaggaggaaaaaagtcacTCTTGTGCTTAGAAAACAAATCGTTTTAGGTTTCATTAGCTCCACCAAACTTTATTAGATTATCTGTAATGAACACTTGGccctggtttgggttggagttttttctttgtgggttttttttgttttgttttttaaacagaggTTTCAGAGCTGTTTATTAGGGCGTATGAATGCCTTGTCTAATCTCTGGGGAATCACAAGAAGTTTGGTAAACTCCCATCTCTGTCAGTCTAAAAACTTCTTTGCTCTCTTTAGTGGGTGTTGATCCATGTAAAGTTCAGCATATTTTCACAGGCTGCATCCAGGCAATAACCGATGTAGGATGAATGTTGTTCTCTGTCACAGTATGAACGAGTGAACAGCTATTGTTTGTGAATGGTTCTGCCTAGGGCACTTCGAATGTAGGAAATCCATCTCATCTATCTGTGCCTACACTTCTGCCTCCAAAAAAAGAAGTCTGGGTGGGAGATAGTGTGGTTGTACAATATTGTACTCTGGTTATGCCTTTCTTGTTCAACAGCATACAAAGTACCCTACTTCATGCTTTTCAGGAGCTGAGagtaagatatttttttaattttatttctcttgtcAGGGCAACAGGCAAGTGATGCAGCTGAAGGTGCAGGGAAACAAAGCTTATGGTTTAAATGGTAGCTGGAATGCTgatattaaaatacagaaaatacaggTTGAGTTATTGGACAGGGCAGAGAAGTGATTTTTATCTTACCTTAGTGAAAGTCTGGAACAGAACAAAATGCAATTGGCTCCTCTTGTCATACAGGTTTCAGAATATATAGTAAAAAGCAGTTGTTCATGCTTAAGCTACTGTTCCAAGAtatcagcagggaaaaaaatatcactaGGAATGATGTTGAGATAACAAGCATGAATCATTTCACAACAGTGCAgacaaattctttaaaaatgaaagcaaattatttaaatgcaggTCTTTAGGAAGAGGTAGATTGTACTGCATAACTTCTGCTTTAGAAGTACATCATTTTGTACCATTTATAGACTGTCTTACCTGTTCAAATAAAATCCTAAGTTCTGACTGAACCAATACTGTACCTAACGTCAAgtttcactgccagctcttctaattatttccttccctctttggAGTTTCTCTGTTGTTTATGTGTAGATCTAGGGTAACATTTGGCttggaaaaagtaattttaaaatccagcaATATAGAACAGCAGAGTACAGACTAAGACTGATTTACAAGACATTTATTGATGTCCTATTCGGGTTCATTCAACTTGCTTCTTAGAACTAAATTTAGTGAAAGATTCACAGCAACTCATGCAGTTATTTTGCGTGACTTGGAAGAGGGAAAGCTTGGAAATCAAACTGTGAGCCACTCATTTACTAGTTGCTTAAAATTATCCTATGATGCACTAAAGAGAAGGTCACTTATTCTGAAAAGTTCAATCCtgatttaaaatgcagcttGCTGTAATTTGTTTTGGCAATAGGGAAAGTATTTTGAGGGGTGTAAGTTGATTTTCATAATGATTGTAAATTTGCTATTATATAACTTCAGTTGTCATATTCCTTTTATAACTTTGTCTACTTGAAAATGTAATGCCAGACCTTGAGATGAATaagaggggaaggcagaggacCTGGATAAGCTAATTCTGGGGTGTTATATATCACAACATATGACAATTCTATGAATTTCAGGATTCTTCATGTGATAAAATAAGGGATTGCTTTGGTTTGCTGGCCGAGTTTTGGAATTACTGTGGTAAGGACTCCCTCTTAAGAGAAAACTCCTCCTGTTTCAGATGGAAGGAGGATCTGGATTATCCATGCCTCAATAACTATAATCTCCCCTCTCTTGTgttatcctttctttttccagtggCTAAAATAAGCTAGCTCTTTCTTAGAACATGAGAATATTTTCTTGCAACAGATTGTGACCTTAAACACTGATTTGATGACCACATGCACTTGAGTGATATATTCAATCTAACCCACTAGGGTATAGTATAATTAAGATTTATACTATTTCTCATCAGttagaaatatatttgttttcttgagcATGTTCCATCTTGTGTAATTATTCctatgattatttttattttatagaagCGTTAAAAGAAATAGATGATGTCTATGAAAAATACAAGTCAGAAAACGATCCTGTTCAGAAGAAACGCTTGCAGCAGCATCTTCAGCGTGCATTAATCAACAGTCAAGAACTTGGAgatgaaaaaattcaaatagtTACTCAGATGCTAGAACTGGTGGAGAACAGAGCCCGTCAAATGGAAACACACTCTCAGTGTTTTCAAGATCTGTCTGAGAACGAAAAGCCTCTAGAAAAGGCCAAGATGGAGTCCTGCCAGCCAGAGAGATCCTCGCGTAGGCCTCGTCGCCAGCGAACCAGCGAAAGCCGCGACCTGTGCCACATAGCCAATGGTATCGATGACTGCGATGACCAGCCACCTAAAGAGAAAAGATCCAAAtcttccaagaagaaaaagcGCTCCAAAGCCAAACAGGAGAGAGAGGTTTCACCTGTAGAATTTGCAATTGATCCCAATGAACCGACTTACTGCTTATGCAACCAAGTGTCTTACGGCGAAATGATAGGATGTGACAATGAACAGTGCCCTATTGAGTGGTTCCACTTTTCCTGCGTTGGACTCACGTACAAACCAAAGGGGAAATGGTATTGCCCCAAGTGCAGAGGAGACAATGAGAAAACGATGGACAAATGTACTGACAAATCAAAAAAAGATAGGAGATCGAGGTAGTGAAAACAATCTATGTTTTAAAGAGTTGATccttttatattaaaatgtttcatttccacAGAACGTTGGTTTAGGAAATGCATAAGACTATGCAATAATTTTTAATctataatattaatattaaaaactgTTATACCTTCTGTGATCTTTAACTTTCTGCACTGAATAACCAAATAATTGAAACAGGGTGGCTTCAGACCTTTCACAGAAGACATTACAAGCAGATGGCGCTTGGTTTCAATTTATCCCGTTAGTATTTTAAAGAACCTTGTGAATCCTGAAATAATGGTGGTGGGAAAGATACCGAAGAACTTCTCATGTTATGGTAAAGGGGTTGAAAGGCCTCATATCTTTGCTAGCATCTTAACAACTGAGTTTGTTGCTTATCCCaagttttacattttcagtttttgtgtTAACGTCACGCGTTTGGAGTTAGGGGTTTTGAATTCAGCTGTAACTGTAAAAGTCTTCCGAGCTATAAGCAGACCTCTCCAGTGACTTTCATATGATCAGTATGTTAttgcaaggaagaaaataccactaacttaaatttttcttttttgccaaCATTAAACTTTTGTCTTTGTGACTATACTTGGGACTCAGTTTTTGGATATGATATAATTATGGTGTATACTCAGTTTTTGATAATAGGTTTTGTCAAACATCCTGATGTGGTCCGTATCATTTAACATGAACTCTCTATAAGGCTTGAAGTGGTAGAAGGATCCCTTGAGAGGAGGGGCTATTAACATTTCAGGGAACAAGAACTGGAAATGTGATGGAAACTTCATTATAATCCATCTGTAGAGAGCTGAATTTGACGGGTATTCTCTGGGGTGTAAACTTTGCTCTTCCTTAGGTAggatttgtgtgtgcatgtggcCAAACCTGGGTTTAGGCACAGCACCAAAGTTTTTGGACTTGGGCAACTATCTCAAAAGCCTGAAGGCAAAAGCTTTCAATAAAAAGTTGATAGAtaacttaaaaaacaaaagataagCATGCATGGCACAGAGCCAATAGACAAATCCCAGCAGGTTTCTGACAGATGATGTAAGAGCGTTGTCCTGAAGTATGCCGGTAGTATCTAAACACTACTTGGGTGGTGGTTAAAAGAGAACTTCCTCACCCCCATGCCTtaaaggaggggaagaaaaagatgaaaacagcTGTTGCTGCTCCTTTGCAATGGGAGATTCTAATGGAGAAGTGAGTGGGGTACCAAAGTTCAGCCCTAGGGTTCCTGCTCACCAGTGCTTTTGAGACTGGAATTAGGGTTGGCTTggcaaggcaggcagcagctctgcagggctggctgtggggctgcctgAGGGTGGGCTGCAAGTGCTCAGAAGTCCCTGTAGGTCTCTGTCCCTAAGGTTTCCCTTTACAGTACAGAGGGAAAAGTGACATCAGCTCTGGCCAAGCCCAATTAGAAGGCAGTTGTGCTGAGTTGGAAGCGGCCCAGAAGGCAGGCAGATGAGCAAAAGCGAGCTGGGATGGATGAATGCCATCAGAACTCCTTCCTGCATCTCCACTagagggctgtgccagctggggctTGAGGGTGGaatgtgctgtgcagggcacaAAGCCTCACTCCAGAAGGCACAAATCGATGCACAGCATGCTCAGTATCATAAGGTAAGTAACATACCAAGTCTGTTTCCTCAGGTATGATCTGATTCCTTAGTAGGATTGAGCATTTCCAAGTAGTAGTATGTACCAGGGGAGTGGAAAGGCAAAGGTTTGAGTTTTTGCTCTAAGATTGTAGGTTTATGAAGTGGAGTAGTGCTCCAGTGGGGAGACCTGTACCACAGTAAGtaaacagctcctgcaggaaagtCCTGTAAGGGCTCTGACCATCAGTAGGGTGGGATAGAGGGTAAACCTTATCCCTACCTTGCTTCACACCTACTGGCTGATCTCAGGTTGCAAAAATAGTCTTAAGGGGCTGGATCATGGCTATTGATGGAGAGTGATCAGACCTGCTGTTGGAGATAAGTGACAGTAAGTTGTCTTCTGAACATTTGactccttttttatttgttatggCTCAAATTTCCTTCTTGAGAAGATTGATTGGAAGCCTAGGGCTGAGGATTATATGAACATTTAACGTTTACCTAAAATGGATATGCTCCCTagtattaaaaaacaaacattgcTTAAGTAAGCATTGAAGTTGCAGAACAAAGTGCAAGTGAAATTGTAACTATTAATGTTACTGATTTATCTAGAAAAGTATTGCTTGAATTTATACTGGATATATcaagaatatttctttccaaTGCAGAGAGGAAATCTGGGAGCCTTACATAATTCCTCTGAAATAATTGCTGAAGTAGGAGGTGTATGTTGGGGGGatacagaaaggaaattttagaTTTTGAAAGTGGTC encodes:
- the ING2 gene encoding inhibitor of growth protein 2, with translation MCCWRGGMMLAGPQLVAGPAAPGGERARLLSLYVQDYLECVESLPLDIQRNASLLREMDTQCQEALKEIDDVYEKYKSENDPVQKKRLQQHLQRALINSQELGDEKIQIVTQMLELVENRARQMETHSQCFQDLSENEKPLEKAKMESCQPERSSRRPRRQRTSESRDLCHIANGIDDCDDQPPKEKRSKSSKKKKRSKAKQEREVSPVEFAIDPNEPTYCLCNQVSYGEMIGCDNEQCPIEWFHFSCVGLTYKPKGKWYCPKCRGDNEKTMDKCTDKSKKDRRSR